A genomic window from Zalophus californianus isolate mZalCal1 chromosome 13, mZalCal1.pri.v2, whole genome shotgun sequence includes:
- the LOC118356230 gene encoding 60S ribosomal protein L39-like — MYKELLQVNDNNNYTQFKNGKDVAFFRRHPALRGWLLLAMSSHKTFRIKRFLAKKQKQNRPIPQWIRMKTGNKIRYNSKRRHWRRTNLGL; from the coding sequence ATgtataaagagctcctacaagTCAACGACAACAACAACTACACTCAGTTCAAAAATGGAAAGGATGTGGCTTTTTTTCGCCGCCATCCTGCTCTGCGTGGCTGGCTGCTTCTCGCCATGTCTTCTCACAAGACTTTCAGAATCAAGCgattcctggccaagaaacaaaagcagaatcgtCCCATTCCCCAGTGGATTCGGATGAAAACTGGTAATAAGATCAGGTACAACTCCAAAAGGAGGCACTGGAGAAGAACCAACCTGGGTCTGTAA